The DNA segment GAACAGGCAGCTAATCGCCAGAGAAAGCGCCGGGATTTGCAGGAACAGGTTCGCGACCACCGCGACCAGCAGCACGACAAAGCCAGCCATCATCATGCCTGACAGGAACGACATGTCTTTACGCGTGGTCAACACGTAGGCAGAACAACAGAAGAACACCAGCGCAGTCCCGCCGAGCGCCAGCATAATAATGTCACCCGCACCGGCGGCCAGAAGAGAGCTCAGCAACGGCCCCAGCGTGTAACCCATAAAACCGGTCAGCGCGAAGGCAGAAAGAATACCGGCCGGACTGTTTGCCGTACGATAAGTCAGGAACATCAAACCGTAAAAACCGACAATCGTCAGCAGGAAGCCAGGGGATGGCAAACGCAGAACAGTACTCGCCGTTGCAGTTATGGCCGAAACGCCAAGGGTCAGGGCCAGCAGGAAATACGTATTACGCAATACCCGGTGTGTGCTTAACAACGAGCCTGCGCGCGATGACGAAGAGGCAACGTAACGATCCATAATAAAATTCTCACTCTTATAAGAGGGTGGAAGTCGGTGAAAATACAATCAGACTGAAGTGTAAGTAGTTGCACAGCGTCATTAAAGTCGTTTTACCCTTCTTTACCTCGCCGAACGTGGCAGGGCGGGGTTTCCTGACGCCAAAATCGCCGTAATGATGCTTAAATCGTCATTTGTGATTTGAATGCCTGTTTTTCAGGCAATTGAACGGAATCAGGCTTTACAAGAGGATCGGCACTGTTTATAGTTCGCTTCGTTGCGGAGGGGTGGCCGAGCGGCTGAAGGCACCGGTCTTGAAAACCGGCGATGGGAAACCATTCGAGAGTTCGAATCTCTCCTCCTCCGCCATAAACAACACAAGAAAGCTGCTAAGCAATTAGCGGCTTTTTTTGTGCCTGTGATTTGGGTGAGTTTAAACGTGTGTGGCTTAAATGCTCATAAAATCAACAAACTAGACTGAAAATAATGTTTGCATCTTTTTACCGGTCTTGTATACTACGCCCCGTACTGAACGACTGACGTCGCGAAGTGCTTGTTGTTTACGGAGGGGTGGCCGAGCGGCTGAAGGCACCGGTCTTGAAAACCGGCGATGGGAAACCATTCGAGAGTTCGAATCTCTCCTCCTCCGCCATAAACAACGCATTAAAGCTGCTAAGTAATTAGCGGCTTTTTTTGTGCCTTAAATTCCCTCATTCCCTCATTCCCTCATTCCCTCATTCCCTCGTTCTGAAATCTCTTACTTACTGAAAAGTCGCTTCTTTCTGGCCATACTGACGTGGCGAACTGCCTAACGTCCGTTTAAATGCCGTGCTGAAAGCGCTTTCTGATTCATAGCCGAGCGCCAGCGCCACGGCAGAAACCGGCTCTTTACCCTGAGTCAGTCGGTCTGCGGCAAGCAACATGCGCCAGCGGGTGAGGTATTCCAGCGGTGTGCTGCCGACAGCCTGTTTAAATCTCAGTGAGAATACTGAACGTGACATCCCCGCGCATTCTGCCAGCAACTGAACGGTCCAGCGGTGGGCCGGATTTTCATGCATCGCATTCAGCGCCCTGGATAACTGTTTATCCGCCAGCGCCTTAAACCATCCGCTTTCCACGCCGGGCAGCTGACTGCTAATGTGCATCCGCAGCGCCTGCACCAGCATCACGTGTGCCATATGCTGAGCGATAAGCGAGCCGCCCGGTTGCGGGTCGTGCTGTTCCTGAATCATCCGGTCAACCGCCCAGCGCAAAATGTCTTTGTCGGATTCTTTCGAGATATGCACAACCGGCGGCAACATCGCCAGAAGAGCCGGGGCATTGCTGCCGCTGACGTAAAAACGGCTGCCGGTGAGATAGAAATCCTCGCCGCCGTTATAAGTCACGGTGCCACTTTCGCGCGTCTGGGTAAAAATTGGCGTGGCATCCGTCGGCGGAAGCGAGAGATCGCTGGCGAGGCGAAAAGGTCTGCCGCTGGGTAAAACAAAACAGTCGCCAGCCTGTAAATGCACCGCGCCTGGAACTGAATTCACCGAAAGCCAGCACTCGCCGCGCATAATCGCATTACATTTTATCGACGGGTAGTGTTCGGGGAATTGTATCGACCATTCGCCTCCCGCTTTAAAACCCGCTGACATCGTGCTGCGGGGTTTTAGCAGCGATAACACATCGGAAAGAGGATCCATCGTTAACTCCGGACGATTGCAAAGATAATGCGGACATTAGCGCATAGATCGTCTCTACGCCAGCGCCTATAGTCGTTCCCACAGGTTAGCCTTTCCGGTAAATAACAGAGGATTCCACATGCGTGTATTCGTGACAGGTGCGACAGGTTTTATCGGCTCTGTGGTAGTAGCGGATTTACTCAAGGCGGGACATCAGGTGCTTGGCCTGGCGCGTTCAGACGCGGGGGCAGACGCGCTGGCGGCCACGGGTGCAGAAGTGCATCGTGGCGGCATTGAAGATCTCGACAGTCTTAAACGCGGTGCAGCGCAGGCCGATGGCGTGATTCATACCGCGTTTATTCATGATTTTTCTAAGTTTCTGGAGAACTGTGAAAAAGACCGGCTGGCGATCGGCGCTCTGGGCCTGGCGCTGGTGGGCACGGAAAAACCGCTGATTATCACCTCCGGGACCGCGCTGGTGAGTCACCAGCGTCCTGCGACGGAACAGGACTTGCCAGATCCCCAGGGAATGAACCCGCGTATCGCCTCTGAACTGGCGGCTGCGGCGCTGGCAAAACAGGGCGTTAATGTGTCAGTGGTGCGTTTACCGCCTTCGGTTCATGGTGCAGGCGATCACGGGTTTGTGCCGACGATCATTGCCATGGCGCGTGATAAGGGTATTTCTGCTTATACCGGCGACGGTGAAAATCTCTGGCCTGCGGTGCATCGTCTGGATGCCGCGCGTGTGTTCCGGCTGGCGCTGGAGAAGGGGGCGCGTAATGCCATTTACCACGCCACCGCTGAGCAGGGCGTGCCCTTTAAAGCGATTGCAGGATTGATTGGCAAACATCTGAATCTGCCGGTGGAAAGTAAAACGGCGGAAAGTGCTGCCGCGCACTTTGGCTGGTTCGCACACTTTGCCGGGCTTAATAACCCAGCCTCCAGCGAGTTTACCCGTGAGAAGCTGGGCTGGCAGCCGGAGCATCAGGGGCTGCTGAAAGATATCGACACCGCCGGATACTTTAATTAACCAGCTCTCTTTTTCGTCCCTCCATCAGGCCATTTCGATGGCCTGATAAACTCTTTTGTCCGTGGTTTTAATGGTGTTAATTGCCTAAAAAACGCCCCGAATCACACTTCGGGAAGATAAAAAATTTACCCTATTGCCTGTCAGATGTTATGCGCTATGTTGATTTTTAGTTTCTCAAATGTAACTAGAGGTTAACAATAATGTCGAATAAATTACGTCTCTCTCTGATTGCTTCCGCTGTACTGATCTCTTCCTCTGCAATGTCTGCATTACCTCAGGGGTATCCGGCCGATTATCAAAAAATCGTCGATGCTGCGACAAAAGAAGGCAAAGTGGTGGTGTATTCAACCACTGACACTAAAGCCGCAGGCCCGCTGATTCAGGGGTTTGAGGCGACGTATCCGGGTATCAAAGTCGAATATAACGACATGAACAGTACCGAACTGTACAACCGTTATATCAGCGAGCAGGCCGCGGGCGGCACCAGCGGTGATGTGGTCTGGAGTTCATCGATGGACACCGCGCTGAAACTGGCGACCGACTACGCTCAGGAATATAAATCGCCGGAGCAGAGCCAGTTGCCGAAATGGGCGGTGTGGAAAGACAAAGCGTACGGCACCACCTACGAGCCTGTGGTGTTTATCTATAACAAAAGGTTGATCCCGGCGGGCGACGTCCCTGATTCACATGCGGCGCTGGCAAAACTTATCGCCAGCCAGACCGACAAATTCAGCAAAAAAGTCACCACCTATGACATCGAGAAATCCGGTCTTGGTTTCATGCTGTCGGTGCAGGATTTCAAAGCCGATCCCAATTATTTCAAAACGCTGGCTGACGTCGCCAAAGGCGGGTTAGCGGTACAGTCTTCCACTGGCACTATGATGGAAAGGGTCTCTTCGGGTGAAAACCTGATCGGTTTTAACATCCTCGGTTCCTACGCCGAAGCCCGTGCCAAGACCGATCCGTCGCTCGGCATTTCCTATCCGAAGGATTACACGCTGGTGCTGTCCCGCGTTTCCTTCATCAGTCAGGAGTCGAAAAACAGCAATGCCGCCAGACTTTGGCTGGATTACGTGCTGTCTGAAAAAGGCCAAAGCATTCTGGCGAATCAGGCTGATATTCCGTCCATCCGTAACGATATCGAAGGTAAAAACGACATCGACGGCCTGACCAAAATGTTAGGTAACGCACTCAAGCCGATTCCGGTCGATGAAACCCTGCTGGAATACCTGCAACAGAAAAAACGTCTGGATTACATCAAACAGTGGCGTACCGCCGCATCAAAATAGCGTTTGTGGAGGCGTAAGCCTCCCTTCTTGCCTGATTTCGTTGTTCAGGGTTCCTGACCTAAGGGAAGTAACATGAATGCATTGCGCAGAAAGTGGCAAAGTTTGCCGCGTGGCATTGTGGTGCTGATAACCGCGCTGGTTATCTACATTCCGCTGTCGTTCATCGTAATACAAAGTTTTCTCTCCGCGCCTTTCTTCTCACCGTCGAAGGAGTGGAGTCTCGAGTCATTTGAATTTATTTTTACCGATCCGGATTTCTATAAAGCGCTGAAAAGCGGCTTTATTCTGGCATTCGGGCTGGTGGTGATCGCTATACCGCTGGGCGGAATTCTGGCGTTCCTGATGGTACGTACCGATTTGCCCGGCAGACGTATTATCGAGCCGCTGATTCTGGTGCCGATTTTCGTCTCGCCGATGGTGCTGGGGTTTGGTTATGTGGTTGCCGCCGGGCCAGTGGGCTTCTTCTCGCTGTGGGCGCAGGCGGTCCTCGGGTTCGTGCCCTGGAACATCTACGACATGTCGAGCATCGTAGTGATTGCCGGCCTGACACACGTTCCGCACGCTTATCTCTATATTTCTTCCGCGCTGCGCAGTGTCGGTTCTGACGTCGAAGAGGCCGCGCGAACCGCCGGTGCTTCGCCGTTGCAGGTTATGACTGCCGTCAGTCTGCCGATGGTGCGCCCGTCTATTCTGTATGCGACGGTGTTGCTGTTCTTCCTCGGGCTGGAAGTGTTCGGCCTGATGCTGGTGCTCGGCGACCCTGAAGGCAACATGGTACTGGCCACCTATCTCTATCAGCTGACTAACA comes from the Enterobacteriaceae bacterium Kacie_13 genome and includes:
- a CDS encoding NAD-dependent epimerase/dehydratase family protein, which gives rise to MRVFVTGATGFIGSVVVADLLKAGHQVLGLARSDAGADALAATGAEVHRGGIEDLDSLKRGAAQADGVIHTAFIHDFSKFLENCEKDRLAIGALGLALVGTEKPLIITSGTALVSHQRPATEQDLPDPQGMNPRIASELAAAALAKQGVNVSVVRLPPSVHGAGDHGFVPTIIAMARDKGISAYTGDGENLWPAVHRLDAARVFRLALEKGARNAIYHATAEQGVPFKAIAGLIGKHLNLPVESKTAESAAAHFGWFAHFAGLNNPASSEFTREKLGWQPEHQGLLKDIDTAGYFN
- a CDS encoding AraC family transcriptional regulator, with the translated sequence MDPLSDVLSLLKPRSTMSAGFKAGGEWSIQFPEHYPSIKCNAIMRGECWLSVNSVPGAVHLQAGDCFVLPSGRPFRLASDLSLPPTDATPIFTQTRESGTVTYNGGEDFYLTGSRFYVSGSNAPALLAMLPPVVHISKESDKDILRWAVDRMIQEQHDPQPGGSLIAQHMAHVMLVQALRMHISSQLPGVESGWFKALADKQLSRALNAMHENPAHRWTVQLLAECAGMSRSVFSLRFKQAVGSTPLEYLTRWRMLLAADRLTQGKEPVSAVALALGYESESAFSTAFKRTLGSSPRQYGQKEATFQ
- a CDS encoding extracellular solute-binding protein; amino-acid sequence: MSNKLRLSLIASAVLISSSAMSALPQGYPADYQKIVDAATKEGKVVVYSTTDTKAAGPLIQGFEATYPGIKVEYNDMNSTELYNRYISEQAAGGTSGDVVWSSSMDTALKLATDYAQEYKSPEQSQLPKWAVWKDKAYGTTYEPVVFIYNKRLIPAGDVPDSHAALAKLIASQTDKFSKKVTTYDIEKSGLGFMLSVQDFKADPNYFKTLADVAKGGLAVQSSTGTMMERVSSGENLIGFNILGSYAEARAKTDPSLGISYPKDYTLVLSRVSFISQESKNSNAARLWLDYVLSEKGQSILANQADIPSIRNDIEGKNDIDGLTKMLGNALKPIPVDETLLEYLQQKKRLDYIKQWRTAASK
- the yccA gene encoding FtsH protease modulator YccA, giving the protein MDRYVASSSSRAGSLLSTHRVLRNTYFLLALTLGVSAITATASTVLRLPSPGFLLTIVGFYGLMFLTYRTANSPAGILSAFALTGFMGYTLGPLLSSLLAAGAGDIIMLALGGTALVFFCCSAYVLTTRKDMSFLSGMMMAGFVVLLVAVVANLFLQIPALSLAISCLFILFSAGAILWETSNIIHGGETNYIRATVSLYVSLYNVFVSLLSILGLSSRN